In the genome of Rhodamnia argentea isolate NSW1041297 chromosome 3, ASM2092103v1, whole genome shotgun sequence, one region contains:
- the LOC115743086 gene encoding pre-mRNA cleavage factor Im 25 kDa subunit 2-like isoform X2 — protein MVSSPVVNMYPLSSYTFGTKEPKMEKDTSVADRLARMKVNYMKEGMRTSVEGILLVQEHRHPHILLLQIGNTFCKLPGGRLKPGENEIEGLKRKLSSKLGANPLSLQPSWQIGECVAIWWRPNFETVMYPYCPPHITKPKRYGPVISTIPQQLSRFQFNMMTT, from the exons atggtgagTTCACCAGTGGTCAACATGTACCCGCTCTCCAGCTACACCTTCGGTACGAAAGAGCCGAAGATGGAGAAAGACACCTCCGTCGCTGATCGCCTCGCTCGCATGAAAGTCAA CTACATGAAAGAGGGAATGAGGACCAGTGTTGAAGGCATTCTGCTG GTGCAGGAGCACAGACATCCTCATATTCTCCTCCTGCAAATTGGGAACACATTTTGTAAACTTCCAGGAGGACGTTTGAAACCAGGAGAAAATG AGATTGAAGGTTTGAAAAGGAAACTATCAAGCAAATTAGGTGCAAATCCACTATCACTGCAACCCAGTTGGCAG ATTGGCGAGTGTGTTGCTATTTGGTGGAGACCAAACTTTGAGACTGTTATGTATCCATACTGCCCTCCCCACATAACAAAGCCAAAG AGATATGGACCAGTTATCTCCACCATACCTCAGCAGCTCTCAAGGTTTCAGTTCAACATGATGACCACATAA
- the LOC115743086 gene encoding pre-mRNA cleavage factor Im 25 kDa subunit 2-like isoform X1 → MVSSPVVNMYPLSSYTFGTKEPKMEKDTSVADRLARMKVNYMKEGMRTSVEGILLVQEHRHPHILLLQIGNTFCKLPGGRLKPGENEIEGLKRKLSSKLGANPLSLQPSWQIGECVAIWWRPNFETVMYPYCPPHITKPKECKKLFIVHLSEREYFAVPKNLKLLAVPLFELYDNVHRYGPVISTIPQQLSRFQFNMMTT, encoded by the exons atggtgagTTCACCAGTGGTCAACATGTACCCGCTCTCCAGCTACACCTTCGGTACGAAAGAGCCGAAGATGGAGAAAGACACCTCCGTCGCTGATCGCCTCGCTCGCATGAAAGTCAA CTACATGAAAGAGGGAATGAGGACCAGTGTTGAAGGCATTCTGCTG GTGCAGGAGCACAGACATCCTCATATTCTCCTCCTGCAAATTGGGAACACATTTTGTAAACTTCCAGGAGGACGTTTGAAACCAGGAGAAAATG AGATTGAAGGTTTGAAAAGGAAACTATCAAGCAAATTAGGTGCAAATCCACTATCACTGCAACCCAGTTGGCAG ATTGGCGAGTGTGTTGCTATTTGGTGGAGACCAAACTTTGAGACTGTTATGTATCCATACTGCCCTCCCCACATAACAAAGCCAAAG GAGTGCAAGAAACTTTTCATCGTCCATTTGTCTGAAAGAGAATATTTTGCTGTACCGAAGAACTTGAAATTGCTAGCCGTTCCGTTGTTTGAGCTCTATGACAACGTGCAT AGATATGGACCAGTTATCTCCACCATACCTCAGCAGCTCTCAAGGTTTCAGTTCAACATGATGACCACATAA